From Echinicola jeungdonensis, the proteins below share one genomic window:
- a CDS encoding TetR/AcrR family transcriptional regulator, translating to MNKFYLQPKTTMMAKKKDQSAEILAKAHRLFWKTGFTKTTMEAIAKEMGISKKTLYKHFPGKVDLLKAIFIELLDKMAKKIGAILENEHLPFLVQVRSLHATLSAQLSRINPSLMLDLKENLPHIFLQIRGEIISNCKSPVQNFIKKGKEEGLIQEDIQDELGAVICMSFLKNLMDEEFLQQFTKESPRQEPKLAELSQQFFLLVFEGVLTEEAREDMKGLT from the coding sequence ATGAATAAATTTTATTTGCAGCCCAAAACCACCATGATGGCGAAGAAAAAAGATCAATCTGCTGAAATTTTGGCCAAAGCTCATCGGCTTTTTTGGAAAACGGGCTTTACCAAAACCACCATGGAAGCCATAGCCAAAGAAATGGGCATCAGTAAGAAAACCCTTTATAAGCATTTTCCCGGAAAAGTGGATTTGCTGAAAGCCATTTTTATAGAATTGTTGGATAAAATGGCTAAAAAAATAGGGGCCATATTGGAAAATGAACATCTTCCTTTTCTGGTGCAGGTTAGGTCTCTCCATGCTACCTTGTCGGCTCAACTTTCCAGGATCAACCCTTCCTTAATGCTGGATTTGAAGGAAAACCTTCCCCACATATTCCTTCAAATAAGAGGGGAAATTATCAGTAATTGTAAAAGCCCTGTTCAAAATTTTATAAAAAAGGGAAAAGAAGAAGGCTTGATTCAGGAGGATATTCAGGATGAATTGGGAGCGGTTATTTGCATGTCGTTTTTGAAAAATTTGATGGATGAAGAATTCCTTCAGCAATTTACCAAAGAAAGTCCCAGGCAAGAACCAAAACTTGCTGAGTTGAGCCAACAGTTTTTCCTTTTGGTTTTTGAAGGGGTTTTAACGGAAGAAGCCAGGGAAGATATGAAGGGGCTTACCTAA
- the ligA gene encoding NAD-dependent DNA ligase LigA, producing MDQITKEAAKEKIEKLTREINYHNQLYYQEDKSEISDYEFDQLMEELVHLEEQFPELQDKNSPSQHVGGTITKEFETVEHETRMLSLGNTYSKEELEAFDERVAKGLGHRDYSYFCELKFDGVAISLIYENGDLVRAVTRGDGYKGDDVTANVKTIRNIPLHLKGNDYPEKFDIRGEIFLPKKEFEKINAEREANGEALLANPRNTTSGTLKMQDSSIVAKRRLNCYFYQLLGEDLSVENHNEAVQLMEKWGFNVSPTYKNCNNFEEVLDYIESWREKRHQLPLETDGVVLKVNNYQHRETLGFTAKNPRWAIAYKYKAESAESKLLSVTYQVGRTGAITPVANLSPVSLAGTTVKRASLHNANEIERLDLHMGDTVNVEKGGEIIPKITGVVLEKRENSSKPISYITQCPECGTPLERKEGEAKHFCPNTTSCPPQVLGRIEHFVHKRAMDIDSLGTERLRALITQGYISNPSDIYKLKDQKQQLLGLEINADQYTKSSNGYLFVSLKKALFAITEGISLASIEKFLQSNEEVDQAHKLEAFENFIMEKKNKASLNQANLKKLQDVLSKENFDKMEDYLPVSSVLYLFLGKQVSLDELNKITRKKNTVHDIVLALSLDLTQEQKDKIKRLKGNTFQSGVISNMLKGIEASKNQSFEKVLFALGIRNIGENTAQILARHFLNIDALIQADQEELLAINGVGETLVQSIQEYFAQEKHLKMIEELKQEGLHFEIKKEDKPEVASEKLKGLKILASGKFEHFKRDEIIETINSHGGQYVKSVSKNLDFIIEGADMGPSKKEKAEQLGVKMISEEAFLKMIKE from the coding sequence ATGGATCAAATCACGAAAGAAGCCGCCAAAGAAAAAATAGAAAAGCTCACCCGTGAGATCAATTACCATAACCAACTCTATTACCAGGAAGATAAATCCGAAATCTCAGATTATGAGTTTGATCAGCTTATGGAAGAATTGGTCCATCTGGAAGAACAGTTTCCCGAATTACAGGATAAAAATAGCCCTAGCCAACATGTCGGGGGTACCATTACTAAGGAATTTGAGACGGTTGAACATGAAACCCGGATGTTGTCCCTGGGCAACACCTATTCCAAAGAGGAGTTAGAAGCATTTGACGAAAGAGTGGCTAAAGGCTTGGGACATCGTGATTACTCCTATTTTTGCGAGCTAAAATTTGACGGGGTAGCCATCAGTCTGATATATGAAAATGGCGATCTTGTCAGGGCAGTAACCCGAGGTGACGGATATAAAGGAGATGATGTAACCGCCAATGTAAAAACAATCCGGAATATCCCCTTGCACCTAAAAGGAAATGACTATCCGGAAAAATTTGATATCCGGGGAGAAATCTTTTTGCCCAAAAAGGAATTTGAAAAGATCAATGCCGAAAGGGAAGCCAACGGAGAAGCCTTATTGGCCAATCCGAGGAATACTACATCAGGGACTTTAAAGATGCAGGACAGCAGCATCGTGGCCAAAAGGAGGCTCAATTGTTATTTTTATCAGCTTCTTGGAGAGGATTTATCTGTAGAAAACCACAATGAAGCAGTTCAACTAATGGAAAAATGGGGGTTCAATGTATCCCCTACTTACAAAAATTGTAACAATTTTGAGGAGGTGCTAGATTATATAGAATCCTGGAGGGAAAAAAGGCATCAACTTCCTTTGGAAACCGATGGGGTGGTTTTAAAGGTTAACAATTACCAGCATAGGGAAACTCTGGGATTTACTGCAAAAAATCCCAGATGGGCCATTGCCTACAAGTACAAAGCAGAAAGTGCCGAAAGCAAATTACTTTCAGTAACCTATCAGGTAGGACGGACAGGAGCCATCACCCCTGTAGCAAACCTTTCCCCTGTATCATTGGCGGGAACCACTGTAAAAAGAGCTTCTCTTCATAATGCCAATGAAATTGAAAGATTAGACCTGCACATGGGCGATACTGTCAATGTGGAAAAAGGAGGAGAAATCATTCCCAAAATCACAGGTGTGGTGCTGGAAAAACGAGAAAACTCCAGTAAGCCGATTAGCTATATCACCCAATGCCCCGAATGTGGGACTCCCTTGGAAAGAAAAGAAGGGGAAGCGAAACATTTTTGCCCCAATACCACTTCTTGCCCCCCACAAGTTTTGGGAAGAATTGAACATTTTGTACATAAAAGAGCCATGGACATTGATTCCCTGGGAACAGAAAGGCTTAGGGCATTGATAACCCAGGGATACATTTCCAATCCCTCTGACATATATAAACTAAAAGACCAAAAACAGCAGCTTTTGGGTCTTGAAATAAATGCCGACCAATATACCAAAAGCAGCAATGGTTACCTTTTTGTTTCCCTAAAGAAGGCTCTATTTGCAATTACCGAAGGCATCTCATTGGCATCCATAGAGAAATTTCTCCAAAGCAATGAAGAAGTAGACCAAGCCCATAAACTGGAGGCTTTTGAAAATTTTATAATGGAGAAAAAGAACAAGGCGAGCCTTAACCAGGCTAATTTGAAAAAACTGCAGGATGTACTTTCTAAGGAAAATTTTGACAAAATGGAGGATTATCTCCCTGTTTCCTCCGTGCTTTATCTCTTCCTTGGAAAGCAGGTTTCATTGGATGAATTGAACAAAATAACGAGGAAAAAAAACACAGTACATGATATAGTTTTGGCATTATCCCTGGACCTCACACAGGAACAAAAGGATAAAATCAAGCGGCTAAAAGGAAACACCTTCCAGTCAGGGGTAATTTCAAATATGCTTAAAGGAATTGAAGCCTCTAAAAACCAGTCTTTTGAAAAAGTCTTATTTGCTTTGGGAATCCGGAATATTGGAGAAAACACGGCTCAGATATTGGCCAGGCATTTCCTTAATATTGACGCGCTGATTCAGGCAGACCAAGAAGAATTATTAGCCATCAATGGTGTGGGTGAAACTTTGGTACAAAGCATTCAAGAGTATTTTGCTCAGGAAAAACACCTCAAAATGATTGAGGAATTAAAACAAGAAGGGCTTCATTTTGAAATTAAAAAAGAGGACAAACCTGAAGTAGCCAGTGAAAAATTAAAGGGATTAAAAATTTTGGCCTCCGGAAAGTTTGAACATTTCAAGAGAGATGAAATTATAGAGACCATCAACTCCCATGGTGGACAATATGTAAAATCAGTATCCAAAAACCTGGATTTTATCATTGAAGGTGCAGATATGGGCCCGAGTAAAAAAGAAAAAGCCGAACAACTTGGAGTTAAAATGATTTCGGAGGAGGCCTTCTTAAAGATGATAAAAGAATAA
- a CDS encoding DUF6913 domain-containing protein translates to MKRVKEFFIKQRLKKIRAKKVEKSKKSMEHWNSIHILAISYTELLAAESVLKSEWGQNISIKGMHYDESSESEETFSYKDFSLFGQPNQKLQLFLQEKTDLLLIPSTDFNPFTELILARKQPVYTVGFYRKELSQYFDLMLQKEKESLESSIKHLLKYLKKIK, encoded by the coding sequence ATGAAGAGGGTAAAAGAATTCTTTATAAAACAAAGGCTAAAAAAAATTCGGGCTAAAAAGGTGGAGAAATCCAAGAAATCGATGGAGCATTGGAATTCTATTCATATTTTAGCGATTTCTTACACAGAACTGCTCGCTGCAGAGTCAGTTCTAAAATCAGAATGGGGCCAAAATATCAGCATTAAGGGAATGCATTATGATGAATCAAGTGAAAGCGAGGAAACATTTTCATACAAGGATTTTTCTCTTTTTGGTCAACCCAACCAAAAACTTCAGCTTTTTCTCCAGGAAAAAACTGATTTACTATTGATTCCTTCCACAGATTTTAATCCCTTCACGGAATTGATATTAGCCCGTAAACAACCTGTTTACACGGTCGGCTTTTACCGTAAAGAATTAAGCCAATATTTCGATTTAATGCTTCAAAAGGAAAAAGAGAGCCTTGAATCAAGTATAAAACATTTACTTAAATACCTAAAGAAGATAAAATGA
- the dapA gene encoding 4-hydroxy-tetrahydrodipicolinate synthase: MKKFKGTGVALVTPFHEDGSIDYSGFEKVIEHVIQGGADYLVVLGTTGETATMTKPEKQAVLASSIKVNKERVPIVYGVGSNNTQAAMEEIRDTDFTGVSGILSVSPYYNKPSQQGIISHFQNIADESPVPVILYNVPGRTMSNMTASTTLELAKHPNIVGIKEASGDIEQCMQIVHHKPEEFLLISGDDILTCALRAIGCEGVISVLANAYPEIFKDIIHGDKETSMKAAFRLLEINPHMYAESNPVGVKNLLKHMGICGDQVRLPLLKATPELNERIKDVLQRV; the protein is encoded by the coding sequence ATGAAAAAGTTTAAAGGGACTGGGGTAGCCTTGGTTACTCCGTTTCATGAGGATGGATCCATTGATTATAGTGGGTTTGAAAAAGTGATAGAGCATGTCATCCAGGGTGGTGCAGATTACCTGGTTGTATTGGGCACCACTGGAGAAACCGCTACCATGACCAAACCAGAAAAACAAGCCGTTTTAGCATCTTCGATCAAGGTGAATAAGGAAAGAGTTCCCATTGTATATGGGGTTGGAAGCAATAATACCCAGGCGGCAATGGAGGAAATAAGGGATACGGATTTTACTGGTGTTTCAGGCATACTTTCTGTCAGCCCTTATTATAACAAGCCCTCCCAACAGGGAATCATCTCTCACTTCCAAAATATCGCAGATGAAAGTCCTGTTCCTGTTATTCTTTATAATGTACCGGGAAGGACCATGTCAAATATGACAGCAAGCACCACCTTAGAACTTGCCAAACACCCCAATATCGTGGGCATTAAAGAAGCCAGTGGAGATATAGAACAGTGCATGCAGATTGTCCATCATAAACCAGAGGAATTCCTATTGATTTCTGGTGATGACATTCTAACTTGTGCCCTGAGGGCTATTGGTTGTGAAGGAGTCATTTCTGTTTTGGCCAATGCCTATCCAGAAATTTTTAAGGATATTATTCACGGTGATAAAGAAACTTCCATGAAAGCCGCATTTAGGCTTTTAGAAATAAATCCTCATATGTACGCTGAAAGTAACCCAGTGGGAGTAAAAAATTTACTGAAGCATATGGGAATATGTGGAGACCAAGTGAGGTTACCACTTTTAAAAGCAACTCCAGAATTGAACGAAAGAATAAAAGATGTATTGCAAAGGGTATAA
- a CDS encoding histone H1: MSRFSEIKDLVTALEADFEKFYEKNNQAAGTRVRKGMQDLKNIAQEIRKEVQEMKNKG, translated from the coding sequence ATGAGCAGATTTAGTGAAATCAAGGACCTAGTGACGGCTTTAGAGGCTGACTTTGAAAAGTTCTATGAAAAGAATAATCAAGCAGCAGGTACTAGAGTTAGAAAAGGTATGCAAGATCTGAAAAATATAGCTCAAGAAATCCGTAAGGAAGTTCAAGAGATGAAAAATAAAGGTTAA
- a CDS encoding aminotransferase class I/II-fold pyridoxal phosphate-dependent enzyme, protein MDIFEKLHTNLGPLGKHSELSEGYFMFPKLEGEIAPRMKFKGKEVLTWSLNNYLGLANHPEVRKADAEAAQKWGAAYPMGARMMSGNTDLHEKLESELAEFVGKEKAYLLNYGYQGIMSVIDSLVDRKDVIVYDSECHACIIDALRMHMGKRFVFPHNDMENFEKQLQRAEKLTKETGGGILVITEGVFGMTGNMGNLKGIVQYKRKYQFRLLVDDAHGFGTMGENGAGAGEEQGVQDQIDLYFSTFAKSMAGIGAFIAGNEPVVHYLKYNMRSQIFAKSLPMIFVEGGLKRLELLRSKPELKANLWKVVNALQNGLKAKGFSIGTTTTPVTPVVLNGTVGEAATLSKDLRENYNIFCSVVIYPVVPKGMIILRLIPTASHTLEDVEETITAFEAVKDKLTSGYYRNTELATSFGE, encoded by the coding sequence TTGGATATATTCGAGAAATTACACACCAATCTGGGGCCTTTGGGCAAGCATTCTGAGTTATCAGAAGGTTACTTTATGTTCCCCAAATTAGAAGGGGAGATTGCCCCCAGGATGAAATTTAAAGGAAAAGAAGTGTTAACCTGGAGTTTGAACAACTATCTGGGGTTGGCCAATCATCCTGAAGTAAGAAAAGCAGATGCTGAAGCTGCCCAGAAATGGGGAGCCGCATATCCAATGGGTGCAAGGATGATGTCTGGAAATACGGACTTGCATGAAAAATTGGAAAGTGAACTGGCTGAATTTGTCGGAAAGGAAAAAGCCTACTTGCTTAATTATGGTTACCAGGGAATCATGTCTGTAATTGATTCTTTGGTGGACAGAAAGGACGTCATTGTATATGACAGTGAATGCCATGCTTGTATCATTGATGCCTTGAGAATGCATATGGGGAAACGGTTTGTTTTTCCTCATAATGACATGGAGAACTTTGAAAAACAGCTTCAAAGGGCAGAAAAGCTTACCAAGGAAACAGGCGGTGGTATCTTGGTCATTACAGAGGGAGTATTTGGAATGACCGGTAATATGGGCAACCTGAAAGGTATTGTCCAGTATAAAAGAAAATATCAGTTCAGGTTATTGGTAGATGATGCCCACGGTTTTGGTACCATGGGTGAAAATGGTGCCGGAGCAGGTGAGGAGCAAGGCGTTCAAGATCAAATTGACCTATATTTCTCCACCTTTGCCAAATCCATGGCAGGTATTGGAGCTTTCATTGCCGGTAATGAACCTGTGGTTCATTACCTGAAATACAATATGCGTTCCCAGATCTTTGCCAAATCCTTGCCCATGATTTTTGTGGAAGGTGGTTTGAAGCGATTGGAATTATTGAGAAGCAAGCCAGAGTTAAAGGCCAACCTTTGGAAGGTGGTCAATGCCCTTCAAAATGGTTTGAAAGCAAAAGGGTTTAGCATTGGGACAACTACCACCCCGGTAACCCCGGTTGTTCTAAACGGAACTGTTGGTGAAGCGGCAACGCTGAGCAAGGACCTTAGGGAAAATTACAATATTTTCTGTTCGGTAGTAATTTATCCTGTAGTCCCAAAGGGAATGATTATTCTTAGGTTGATCCCGACCGCCTCGCATACTCTTGAGGATGTGGAAGAAACCATCACAGCATTTGAAGCGGTGAAAGATAAATTGACCAGTGGATATTACCGAAATACGGAATTGGCTACTAGCTTTGGGGAATAA
- a CDS encoding acetyl-CoA carboxylase biotin carboxylase subunit, translating to MVNKKIKKILVANRGEIALRIMRTAREMGIRAVAVYSEADRKSPHVRFADEAVFLGPSPSSQSYLNGKKIVDYALKLKVDGIHPGYGFLSENSEFAQLVEDAGLIFIGPSSKSIQIMGDKLSAKKAVSQYKIPMIPGTDVAITDLQEAKNTAKKIGYPILIKASAGGGGKGMRVVEKEGDLENQLQRAISEAKSAFGNPAVFLEKYISSPRHIEIQILGDQQGHMVYLFERECSIQRRHQKVIEEAPSPVVSEKMRKEMGVAAIKVAKSCHYHGAGTVEFIVDEELNFYFLEMNTRLQVEHPVTEMITGKDLVKYQILIAEGRSLDFGQEDLTINGHAIEVRVYAEDPQNNFLPDIGKLRTYKRPQGPGVRVDDGFEEGLEIPIHYDPMIAKLVVHDENREKAIQRMIRAVQEYQIAGLETTLSFARFVMEHPCFQNGNFNTKFIELHFRPKKLKSNFDKNEQEVLAAIGVHFYRKHHSSNSGISEENNISLWKKRLKDG from the coding sequence ATGGTCAATAAAAAAATAAAAAAAATTTTGGTTGCCAACAGGGGCGAAATCGCCCTACGAATAATGAGGACTGCCCGGGAAATGGGGATCAGAGCAGTGGCTGTTTACAGTGAAGCCGACCGGAAGTCCCCCCACGTCAGGTTTGCTGATGAAGCGGTTTTCCTGGGGCCGAGCCCCTCATCCCAATCCTACCTCAATGGGAAGAAAATTGTTGATTATGCTCTAAAATTAAAAGTGGATGGCATCCATCCTGGATATGGATTTCTTTCTGAAAATTCGGAGTTTGCCCAATTGGTGGAGGATGCTGGCCTTATTTTTATAGGCCCTTCCTCAAAATCCATCCAAATAATGGGAGATAAACTATCGGCCAAGAAAGCGGTAAGTCAATACAAAATCCCCATGATCCCGGGAACGGATGTGGCCATCACCGACCTTCAGGAAGCAAAAAATACTGCAAAAAAAATTGGTTATCCCATTTTAATCAAAGCCAGTGCTGGAGGCGGAGGAAAAGGTATGAGGGTTGTTGAAAAGGAAGGGGATTTGGAAAACCAGCTCCAAAGAGCCATAAGTGAAGCAAAATCCGCCTTTGGAAACCCTGCCGTTTTCCTTGAAAAATATATCAGTTCCCCTCGACATATTGAAATTCAAATTTTAGGTGACCAACAGGGCCATATGGTTTACCTTTTTGAAAGGGAATGCTCTATTCAAAGGAGGCATCAAAAAGTCATTGAAGAGGCTCCATCCCCAGTGGTTTCAGAGAAAATGAGAAAGGAAATGGGGGTAGCCGCCATTAAAGTGGCCAAATCTTGCCATTACCATGGTGCGGGTACGGTTGAATTTATAGTGGATGAAGAACTAAATTTCTATTTTCTGGAGATGAACACCAGACTTCAGGTGGAACATCCGGTTACCGAAATGATTACGGGAAAAGACTTGGTGAAGTACCAAATCCTTATCGCTGAGGGAAGAAGTTTGGATTTCGGGCAAGAAGATCTAACCATAAATGGTCATGCAATTGAGGTCAGGGTTTATGCTGAAGATCCACAAAATAATTTTTTACCTGATATAGGCAAGCTTAGAACTTATAAAAGGCCACAAGGTCCGGGGGTCAGGGTTGACGATGGTTTTGAGGAAGGCCTGGAAATCCCAATTCATTATGATCCCATGATTGCTAAATTGGTGGTTCATGATGAGAACCGTGAAAAAGCCATTCAAAGAATGATTAGAGCAGTACAGGAATATCAAATTGCCGGTCTGGAGACAACTTTATCCTTTGCACGGTTTGTGATGGAGCACCCTTGTTTCCAAAATGGGAATTTTAATACTAAATTTATTGAATTGCACTTTAGACCAAAAAAATTAAAATCCAATTTTGATAAAAACGAACAGGAAGTTTTGGCTGCCATTGGGGTGCATTTTTATCGAAAACATCATTCTTCAAATTCTGGCATTAGCGAGGAAAATAATATCTCCTTATGGAAAAAAAGGTTAAAAGATGGCTAA
- a CDS encoding DUF1015 domain-containing protein, with protein sequence MANIIPFQAWHYHPILWPSLKNLVAPLADNLSDKEIKHLFQNPRNSIHLTPISIKLETDHAAKKLSEWKSKNILVQDTSPGIYVFYQNYKFKGETYCLKGFVALIDLRDSKAILRHEDTLDTPVKNQVKLLKQTQLQPNPTHGLYEDPSFRLEPLMDQAMSSPLFEFENQDGVKESIAVINDPQSIAKFIQVMESQTIILADGHHRLEGAIAHQKLLQPQTGASKNEAFNYHMMYFTNGSSNQLKILPTHRLFRNLEIAQEDIVTRLEKFFNIKKLNSPRDINNFPLVTNWSFLLLFKEAAYFVQLRPESFRAFPTKSPEAVKNLDLSVLHHFFVEQILGIPKMKQTNSDKISYERDMEQCFKQVKSGKATLAVFTREISIQEVIAVCKSGSTMPQKSTYFYPKTLTGLLFYSIEQKDINFPYI encoded by the coding sequence ATGGCTAATATCATTCCATTCCAAGCTTGGCATTACCATCCCATACTTTGGCCTTCGTTGAAAAATTTGGTGGCCCCACTTGCTGACAACCTCTCAGACAAAGAAATTAAGCACTTATTCCAAAATCCCAGAAACAGCATTCACCTCACCCCTATTTCCATCAAATTGGAAACAGATCATGCAGCAAAAAAACTTTCCGAATGGAAAAGTAAAAACATTTTGGTCCAGGATACTTCCCCTGGCATTTATGTATTTTATCAAAATTATAAATTTAAAGGGGAAACCTATTGCCTTAAAGGTTTTGTTGCCCTCATAGACCTTAGGGATTCAAAGGCCATATTAAGGCATGAAGACACCCTGGATACTCCGGTGAAAAACCAGGTCAAACTTCTTAAGCAAACCCAACTTCAGCCCAACCCAACACATGGATTGTACGAGGATCCTTCTTTCCGCCTGGAGCCTTTAATGGACCAAGCCATGTCTTCTCCCTTATTTGAATTTGAAAATCAAGATGGGGTCAAAGAATCCATTGCCGTAATTAATGATCCCCAATCCATTGCCAAATTTATACAAGTAATGGAATCCCAAACAATCATATTAGCGGATGGACACCACCGTTTAGAGGGAGCAATTGCTCACCAAAAGCTTTTACAACCCCAAACAGGTGCTTCCAAAAATGAGGCTTTTAATTATCATATGATGTATTTTACAAATGGAAGTTCTAACCAGTTGAAAATACTACCTACACATCGACTTTTCCGAAATCTTGAAATTGCACAAGAGGATATTGTCACTCGATTAGAAAAATTCTTTAATATCAAAAAGCTTAACTCTCCTAGGGATATTAATAATTTTCCATTGGTTACAAATTGGAGTTTTCTTCTCCTATTTAAGGAAGCTGCTTATTTTGTTCAACTTCGCCCAGAAAGCTTCAGGGCTTTTCCAACAAAAAGCCCTGAAGCAGTGAAAAACTTGGATTTATCCGTACTTCACCATTTCTTTGTCGAACAAATTTTGGGGATCCCCAAAATGAAACAAACCAATTCTGATAAGATCTCCTATGAAAGGGATATGGAGCAATGCTTCAAACAGGTAAAAAGTGGGAAGGCTACATTAGCTGTATTTACCAGGGAAATTTCCATTCAAGAGGTAATTGCAGTTTGTAAATCCGGATCCACTATGCCCCAAAAGTCCACGTATTTTTATCCAAAAACTTTAACTGGACTTTTGTTTTATTCCATTGAACAAAAAGACATCAATTTTCCATACATTTAA
- a CDS encoding Maf family nucleotide pyrophosphatase, whose translation MNKLLPPYKIILASKSPRRQEILQGLDIDFEIRTKEVNEDFPEDLPQNQVARYLAEKKAAAFVDEMGDNEIIITSDTTVLINGQVLNKPKDREEAIQMLKQLSGNVHHVISGVCMMGKNKKIAFDDLTEVHLRNLSIDEIEAYIDNYHPFDKAGSYGVQEWIGYAAVFKLIGSFYTVMGLPVHRVYEELKNWKSNY comes from the coding sequence ATGAATAAATTACTTCCTCCCTATAAAATTATTTTAGCTTCCAAATCCCCCCGGCGCCAGGAAATATTACAAGGATTGGATATTGATTTCGAAATAAGGACTAAGGAAGTCAACGAAGATTTTCCGGAAGATTTGCCTCAAAACCAGGTTGCCCGTTATTTGGCCGAAAAAAAAGCAGCGGCCTTCGTTGATGAAATGGGTGATAATGAAATTATAATCACATCAGATACCACAGTACTAATAAATGGTCAGGTGTTGAATAAACCAAAAGACCGGGAGGAAGCCATCCAAATGTTGAAACAGCTCTCCGGAAACGTCCATCATGTTATTTCGGGGGTTTGTATGATGGGCAAAAACAAAAAAATCGCTTTCGATGACCTTACGGAAGTTCATCTTAGAAATCTTTCTATAGATGAAATAGAAGCATACATTGATAATTACCACCCATTTGACAAAGCTGGTTCCTATGGCGTCCAAGAATGGATAGGATACGCAGCAGTTTTTAAATTAATAGGCTCCTTTTATACGGTGATGGGACTTCCTGTGCACCGGGTTTATGAAGAGCTAAAGAACTGGAAATCAAATTATTAG